A single genomic interval of Bacillus sp. es.036 harbors:
- a CDS encoding M42 family metallopeptidase translates to MAKLDETLQMLKELTDANGVPGNEREPRDVMKKHIESLSDEIMYDNLGSLIAVKKGNAEGPKIMVAGHLDEIGFMVTRIDDKGFLYFQTVGGWWEQVMLAQRVNVMTRNGNIMGVIGSKPPHILPAEQRKKSVDKKDMFIDIGASSREEAMEWGVKPGDSVVPICEFTVMNNEKMLMAKAWDNRIGCAIAIEVLRKLKGEAHPNTVYGVGTVQEEVGLRGATTATNMIKPDIGFAVDVGIAGDTPGVSDKDAQSKMGKGPQIIMYDASMVGHKGLRDFVTDTADENNIPYQFDSIAGGGTDSGKIHLTANGVPALSITIATRYIHTHAAILHRDDFENAVNLIVEVIKKLDADKVKEIIFN, encoded by the coding sequence ATGGCAAAGCTAGACGAAACGTTACAGATGCTTAAAGAACTTACGGATGCGAATGGTGTACCTGGTAACGAGCGTGAACCTCGCGACGTAATGAAGAAGCATATTGAATCTCTTTCTGATGAAATCATGTATGACAACCTCGGCAGTTTAATTGCTGTTAAAAAAGGTAATGCAGAAGGTCCTAAAATCATGGTTGCAGGACATCTCGATGAAATTGGCTTTATGGTTACCCGCATCGACGATAAAGGATTCCTTTATTTCCAAACTGTTGGCGGATGGTGGGAACAGGTGATGCTTGCTCAACGTGTGAATGTGATGACTCGTAATGGCAATATTATGGGCGTGATCGGTTCGAAACCACCACATATTCTGCCGGCTGAGCAGCGTAAGAAATCAGTTGATAAGAAAGATATGTTTATTGATATCGGTGCATCAAGCAGAGAAGAAGCAATGGAATGGGGCGTAAAGCCAGGAGATTCCGTTGTTCCGATTTGTGAATTCACTGTCATGAATAATGAAAAAATGCTTATGGCAAAAGCATGGGACAATCGTATTGGCTGTGCAATTGCGATTGAAGTACTTCGTAAACTAAAAGGTGAAGCACATCCAAATACGGTATATGGTGTTGGTACAGTCCAAGAGGAAGTCGGTCTTCGTGGAGCAACAACCGCAACAAACATGATTAAGCCAGATATCGGTTTTGCTGTTGACGTTGGTATTGCTGGTGATACTCCTGGCGTGAGCGATAAAGACGCTCAATCGAAAATGGGGAAAGGTCCTCAAATTATTATGTACGATGCTTCAATGGTTGGTCATAAGGGACTTCGTGATTTTGTTACAGATACTGCTGATGAGAATAACATCCCTTATCAGTTTGACTCCATTGCAGGTGGAGGTACGGATTCAGGGAAAATTCACTTAACAGCAAACGGTGTACCCGCTCTTTCGATCACGATTGCAACACGCTACATTCATACACACGCAGCGATTCTCCACCGTGATGATTTTGAAAATGCGGTTAATTTAATTGTTGAAGTGATTAAAAAACTTGACGCTGATAAAGTAAAAGAAATTATTTTCAATTAA
- a CDS encoding dUTP diphosphatase has protein sequence MNFELLFTLQKQLDDRIVQEHGLDDVDLFENKLLALKVELGELANETRCFKYWSKKAPSPKETILEEYVDGIHFILSLGLELGITAFEGLPEKTASSEVQAFHDVYRAIDRLASKKEEPYYNLMESYLTLGQTIGLEYKEIGEAYLKKNKVNHNRQDQGY, from the coding sequence ATGAATTTTGAGTTATTATTTACATTACAAAAACAATTAGATGATCGAATTGTACAAGAACACGGGCTAGATGATGTTGATTTGTTTGAAAATAAGCTTCTTGCTCTTAAAGTTGAATTAGGAGAACTTGCGAATGAAACGCGCTGCTTTAAATATTGGAGTAAAAAAGCACCTTCACCGAAAGAAACGATTTTAGAGGAGTATGTTGATGGGATTCATTTTATTTTATCATTAGGACTAGAGTTAGGCATCACTGCGTTTGAAGGCCTGCCAGAAAAAACGGCGTCATCAGAAGTTCAGGCCTTTCATGATGTCTATCGCGCGATTGATCGACTTGCAAGTAAGAAAGAAGAACCTTATTACAATTTAATGGAGAGTTACCTAACTTTGGGACAAACGATTGGACTTGAGTATAAAGAAATTGGTGAGGCGTATTTGAAAAAAAATAAAGTGAATCATAATCGCCAGGACCAGGGATATTAA
- a CDS encoding sigma-w pathway protein ysdB — MILILFRLVILVAMVLIAYSVIRFFMDPKRKLEKAHDHKEYYFFDDSSNVRKNFLVTYKGALFEGEKYLGTTEKSFDIITLSIGVKNASELYLLEKEDFYFLEKEMDIRYPSAKIEWKSPVKEFLRHREDS, encoded by the coding sequence ATGATACTTATCCTATTTCGTCTTGTCATTCTCGTAGCCATGGTTTTGATTGCTTATTCTGTCATTCGCTTTTTTATGGATCCAAAACGCAAGCTCGAAAAAGCTCACGATCATAAAGAATACTATTTTTTCGATGACTCGTCCAATGTTCGAAAGAATTTTCTTGTCACTTACAAAGGAGCTCTCTTTGAAGGTGAAAAATACCTTGGAACAACCGAAAAGTCCTTTGATATTATTACGCTTTCTATAGGCGTAAAAAACGCTTCAGAACTTTATTTACTTGAGAAAGAAGATTTCTATTTTCTAGAGAAGGAAATGGACATCAGGTATCCAAGCGCTAAAATTGAATGGAAAAGCCCTGTGAAAGAATTTCTGCGTCACCGTGAAGATTCATAA
- a CDS encoding TVP38/TMEM64 family protein has product MNELVLPLVEVVSNSGIYAPFYFIIFHFIRQFVFVPVSVVCVAGGVLFGAIYGTIYSVIGITVVSSVFYLVVKQTPGLFKKIIRMKERWTRKHMPMSVGQIAILRLVPFVHFHFISLCLIEVSKDFPDYLRSSLISNLPLALFYSFFGTAISGFDPVLILLMLLGLVILFFLLKRKEWVMKWEDFFQPAR; this is encoded by the coding sequence ATGAATGAGCTCGTCCTGCCGCTTGTTGAGGTTGTGTCGAACAGCGGAATTTACGCCCCGTTCTATTTCATTATTTTTCATTTTATTCGTCAGTTTGTTTTTGTACCAGTTAGTGTGGTCTGTGTGGCAGGCGGTGTATTGTTTGGAGCTATATATGGAACTATCTATTCGGTGATTGGAATTACCGTTGTAAGTTCGGTTTTTTATCTGGTCGTGAAACAAACACCGGGTTTGTTCAAGAAAATCATTCGAATGAAGGAAAGATGGACGCGAAAGCATATGCCTATGTCAGTTGGGCAGATTGCAATTCTAAGATTGGTACCCTTTGTTCATTTTCATTTTATTTCGCTTTGCTTAATTGAGGTGTCAAAAGATTTTCCAGATTATCTTCGCTCGTCTCTTATATCAAACTTGCCTCTTGCACTGTTTTATTCCTTCTTTGGAACAGCGATTAGTGGTTTTGACCCGGTACTTATTCTATTAATGCTGTTAGGCCTTGTTATTCTTTTCTTTTTACTTAAAAGAAAGGAATGGGTTATGAAATGGGAGGATTTTTTTCAACCTGCAAGGTAA
- a CDS encoding cytochrome ubiquinol oxidase subunit I, protein MDELVIARSLFGMTMGVHIIYATLGVGLPLMVLVAELMYQKTKDKDYALMANRWTKGFAVLLGVAIPTGTIAGVQLSLLWPGFMEVVGRVIALPFQIEIYAFFLEALFMSIYVYAADRLSPIMRIVSVTLVAFGASASAILITNVHAFEGTPAGFEIVDGKFVNVDPWEAFFNPSFIVTAGHVTVSALMTGAFVIASIAAYKMIRQRGNTREYKFHHKALMMGLVIGGIFSILTALNGHESAQQLYQYQPEKLAAAEGLFETQTYAPLAIGGYTDKEEREVKWAIEVPWALSFLADDAFDTEVLGLEEWPEDEWPPLFVHTLFNAMVGIGSLLMLLSIVGFTWYKILKRKEFPRWLMWAFIAAGPLAITAIEFGWIFACTGRQPWVIYHVMKTEEAVTTSGNIGLLFVLFLIVYIILMISTVLVLRYYFNRNPISKELDQ, encoded by the coding sequence ATGGATGAACTCGTTATTGCTCGTTCATTGTTTGGCATGACAATGGGCGTACATATTATTTACGCTACTCTCGGAGTAGGGCTACCCTTAATGGTGCTTGTAGCTGAACTCATGTATCAAAAAACAAAAGATAAAGATTATGCACTCATGGCGAACAGGTGGACAAAAGGGTTTGCCGTATTACTCGGAGTCGCTATTCCAACAGGAACGATTGCAGGCGTGCAGCTTTCTCTGTTATGGCCAGGATTTATGGAGGTTGTAGGACGAGTCATTGCCCTACCATTCCAAATTGAAATTTATGCCTTTTTCCTCGAAGCACTCTTTATGTCGATTTATGTTTATGCCGCAGATCGACTTTCTCCGATTATGCGGATTGTTAGTGTTACACTCGTTGCCTTTGGCGCAAGTGCTTCAGCGATTTTAATTACGAATGTCCACGCTTTTGAAGGCACACCAGCTGGATTTGAAATAGTAGATGGGAAATTTGTTAATGTGGATCCGTGGGAAGCATTTTTTAATCCTTCCTTCATCGTTACAGCAGGACATGTCACAGTATCTGCTCTTATGACAGGTGCTTTTGTCATTGCTTCTATTGCTGCATATAAAATGATTCGTCAACGAGGGAATACGCGTGAATATAAATTTCATCACAAAGCTTTAATGATGGGACTCGTTATTGGAGGGATTTTTTCAATTTTAACGGCGTTAAATGGGCATGAATCCGCTCAGCAATTGTATCAATACCAGCCTGAAAAGCTGGCAGCTGCAGAGGGATTGTTTGAAACACAAACATACGCCCCGCTTGCCATAGGTGGCTACACAGATAAAGAGGAACGAGAAGTAAAGTGGGCGATCGAAGTTCCTTGGGCGCTCAGCTTTCTAGCTGACGATGCTTTTGATACAGAAGTGTTAGGACTTGAGGAATGGCCAGAAGATGAGTGGCCTCCCTTGTTTGTCCATACTCTATTTAATGCAATGGTTGGGATAGGCTCTTTATTGATGCTCCTATCCATCGTGGGGTTTACCTGGTACAAAATTCTGAAACGAAAAGAATTCCCACGCTGGCTGATGTGGGCGTTTATTGCCGCTGGTCCTCTTGCCATCACTGCAATTGAATTCGGATGGATCTTCGCTTGTACCGGAAGACAGCCATGGGTTATTTATCACGTGATGAAAACAGAAGAAGCGGTGACAACTTCTGGAAACATTGGACTGCTATTTGTTCTATTTCTCATTGTTTATATCATTCTTATGATTTCAACAGTGCTCGTGCTGCGTTATTATTTCAACCGTAATCCAATTAGTAAAGAACTTGATCAATAA
- a CDS encoding cytochrome d ubiquinol oxidase subunit II: MNNMSEAFYAITLIWGLVFIYAVMATIDFGAGFWSMIYLNRNNTKATNIANRYLSPSWEVTNVFIVAIVVALFSFFPGATFTLGTVLLIPGSLIILLLALRSAFLVFSHSASENYKRILTLISGITGFLIPALLICVLPITHGGFIKTTNGVERLLLSELFTSPSVYAFMAFAISSTLFLSSLLLSDYSNVSADQEAYQTYRRDAILVGPISLAMAGLLVLTIRTEAPWLYERLMDYVPWLIGSMITFAIGYLALFIPRKTGVGIPRLAMISIVIQYLLASYAYGSAHLPYIVYPNVTIETGFTDPATFRALIVTYIVAFFILTPGFIYFWRLFLKDKRYLKQNES; the protein is encoded by the coding sequence GTGAACAACATGTCAGAAGCATTCTACGCCATCACATTAATTTGGGGACTTGTTTTCATTTATGCGGTTATGGCGACAATCGATTTCGGTGCTGGATTTTGGTCGATGATTTATTTAAATCGAAATAACACGAAAGCAACGAACATAGCAAACCGCTACCTTTCTCCTTCCTGGGAAGTAACGAATGTTTTCATTGTAGCTATCGTTGTAGCGCTCTTTAGTTTCTTTCCTGGAGCGACATTTACTTTAGGGACAGTGCTACTTATTCCTGGCAGTTTGATTATTTTATTACTTGCGCTACGCAGTGCCTTTCTCGTATTTTCCCATTCAGCATCGGAGAATTACAAACGGATCTTAACACTCATTTCGGGAATTACTGGTTTCCTAATTCCAGCCCTTCTGATTTGTGTGTTACCGATTACGCACGGTGGGTTTATCAAAACGACAAACGGAGTAGAACGCTTGTTATTGAGTGAATTGTTTACAAGTCCAAGTGTCTACGCGTTTATGGCTTTTGCTATCTCAAGCACACTTTTTCTGTCATCACTTTTACTCTCTGATTATTCAAACGTATCAGCAGATCAAGAAGCTTATCAAACGTATAGAAGAGATGCCATACTCGTTGGGCCAATCTCACTTGCGATGGCAGGTTTGCTCGTTCTCACCATTCGAACAGAAGCACCATGGCTTTATGAAAGGCTTATGGACTATGTGCCATGGCTGATTGGTTCAATGATCACTTTTGCGATCGGGTATCTCGCTCTCTTTATTCCAAGAAAAACTGGAGTCGGCATACCAAGACTTGCTATGATTAGTATTGTCATTCAGTATTTACTCGCGAGCTATGCTTATGGATCAGCGCATCTGCCTTACATCGTTTATCCAAATGTTACGATTGAAACAGGCTTTACAGATCCCGCTACCTTTCGCGCACTAATTGTCACGTATATTGTCGCTTTCTTTATCTTAACACCAGGATTTATTTATTTCTGGCGCCTCTTCTTAAAAGATAAACGGTACCTTAAACAAAATGAATCTTAA
- a CDS encoding DUF1294 domain-containing protein: MNGLIIFFIYLVLINSGSFIIMGVDKRRAKKSARRISEKTLWLFIVIGGSIGGYLGMKRFRHKTKHSQFIYGIPAVIIVHILLISGSIYLNK; encoded by the coding sequence GTGAACGGTCTTATTATATTTTTTATTTATTTGGTTCTTATTAATAGTGGAAGTTTTATTATAATGGGAGTAGACAAACGAAGAGCGAAAAAGAGTGCGCGAAGGATTTCAGAGAAGACGTTGTGGCTTTTTATTGTAATTGGAGGGAGTATCGGAGGGTATCTTGGTATGAAACGATTTAGACATAAAACGAAGCATTCTCAATTTATTTACGGTATTCCTGCAGTTATCATTGTACATATCCTTTTGATAAGCGGTTCTATTTACTTGAATAAGTAA
- the rplT gene encoding 50S ribosomal protein L20: MPRVKGGYVTRRRRKRTLKLAKGYYGSKSLLFKVANQQVMKSNMYAYRDRRQKKRDFRKLWITRINAAARLNGLSYSRLMFGLKTAGIDINRKMLAELAVNDEKAFAELASKAKENLK; the protein is encoded by the coding sequence ATGCCAAGAGTAAAAGGTGGCTACGTAACACGTCGCAGACGTAAAAGAACGTTAAAACTCGCAAAAGGATATTACGGATCGAAGTCTTTGCTTTTCAAAGTTGCTAATCAGCAAGTTATGAAATCAAACATGTACGCTTACCGTGACCGTCGTCAGAAAAAACGCGACTTCCGTAAGCTTTGGATCACTCGTATCAACGCGGCAGCTCGTTTGAACGGACTTTCTTACAGCCGTTTGATGTTTGGTCTTAAAACAGCTGGTATCGACATCAACCGTAAAATGCTTGCTGAGCTAGCAGTTAACGACGAAAAAGCGTTCGCTGAACTAGCATCAAAAGCAAAAGAAAACTTGAAATAA
- the rpmI gene encoding 50S ribosomal protein L35: MPKMKSHRGASKRFKKTGSGKLKRSRAYTSHMFGNKSQKQKRKLRKASLVSAGDFKRIKTLIYNKK, from the coding sequence ATGCCAAAAATGAAATCTCACCGTGGAGCTTCAAAACGGTTTAAGAAAACTGGATCAGGTAAACTTAAGCGCAGCCGTGCTTACACTAGCCATATGTTCGGTAACAAGTCTCAAAAGCAGAAGCGTAAGCTTCGTAAAGCTTCTCTTGTTTCCGCAGGTGACTTCAAGCGCATTAAGACTTTAATCTACAACAAGAAGTAA
- the infC gene encoding translation initiation factor IF-3 has translation MISRDMNVNEGIRAREVRLVGADGNQIGVKSKTEALDMARNANLDLVMVAPNAKPPVCRIMDYGKFRYEQQKKEKEARKNQKIVTVKEVRLSPNIEEHDFNTKLRNARKFLEKGDKVKASIRFRGRMITHSDIGKKVLEHLAEDCKDIATVESKPKMEGRSMFLILAPIAEK, from the coding sequence ATTATTAGTAGAGATATGAACGTCAATGAGGGCATTCGTGCTCGGGAAGTACGTCTAGTTGGTGCAGACGGAAACCAAATTGGTGTGAAATCCAAAACTGAGGCATTAGATATGGCTCGTAATGCAAATCTTGATCTTGTGATGGTTGCTCCAAACGCGAAACCTCCTGTTTGTCGCATTATGGACTACGGAAAGTTCCGCTATGAGCAGCAGAAGAAAGAGAAAGAAGCGCGTAAGAATCAAAAGATCGTTACCGTTAAAGAAGTTCGCTTGAGCCCGAATATTGAAGAACACGACTTCAATACGAAGCTTCGTAATGCACGTAAGTTTCTTGAAAAAGGCGACAAAGTGAAAGCATCGATCCGTTTCCGCGGACGTATGATTACACACTCTGATATCGGTAAAAAGGTGCTTGAGCACCTAGCAGAAGATTGCAAAGATATTGCAACTGTTGAGTCCAAACCAAAAATGGAAGGACGCAGCATGTTCCTAATCTTGGCACCTATCGCAGAAAAGTAA
- the thrS gene encoding threonine--tRNA ligase, with product MAEMVKITFPDGSVKEFNKGTTTEEIASSISPGLKKKALAGKVNGVLFDLRREIEEDASIEIVTPESEDGLEVLRHSTAHLMAQAIKRLYSDVKLGVGPVIDSGFYYDIDCPVSITPEDLPKIEKEMKKIINENLEVKRIVVSRAEAEKMFKEIGDDLKLELLEAIPDDEQVTIYEQGEFFDLCRGPHVPSTSKIKAFKLLSIAGAYWRGDSENQMLQRIYGTAFPKQSQVEEYLHLLEEAKERDHRKLGKELKLFTISQEVGQGLPIWLPRGATIRRTIERYIVDLEERLGYNHVYTPHLANVELYKTSGHWDHYQDDMYPPMKMDETEELVLRPMNCPHHMMIYKNDLKSYRSLPYRVAELGTMHRYEMSGALAGLQRVRSMTLNDAHIFCRPDQIKQEFIEVVELIQEVYKDFNISDYSFRLSYRDPADKKKYIDNDEMWEKAQKMLKEAMDDLNVEYVEAEGEAAFYGPKLDVQVKTALGKEETLSTVQLDFLLPERFDLSYIGEDGNHHRPVVIHRGVVSTMERFVAFLIEEYKGAFPTWLAPIQAEIIPVSEVHLEYAKSVQKKLQRAGIRVEVDERNEKIGYKIREAQMQKIPYMLVVGDKEVEGEAVNVRRYSQQNSETVSLNEFTARIEEEIKDKK from the coding sequence ATGGCTGAAATGGTAAAGATTACGTTCCCAGATGGTTCTGTGAAAGAATTTAATAAAGGAACAACAACTGAAGAGATTGCAAGCTCAATTAGTCCGGGCTTAAAGAAAAAAGCTCTTGCAGGAAAGGTGAATGGCGTTCTTTTCGATTTGCGTCGGGAAATTGAAGAAGATGCATCGATTGAAATCGTAACACCAGAAAGTGAAGACGGACTTGAAGTTCTTCGCCATAGTACGGCTCATTTAATGGCTCAGGCGATTAAACGTCTCTATAGTGATGTGAAACTTGGCGTTGGCCCAGTCATTGATAGTGGATTCTACTACGATATTGATTGCCCTGTATCAATTACACCTGAAGATCTTCCGAAGATCGAAAAAGAAATGAAGAAAATTATTAATGAAAATCTTGAAGTGAAGCGCATTGTTGTCAGTCGTGCTGAAGCAGAGAAAATGTTTAAGGAAATTGGCGATGATCTTAAGTTAGAATTGCTTGAAGCGATACCTGACGATGAACAAGTGACAATTTATGAACAAGGCGAATTCTTCGATCTTTGCCGTGGACCACATGTTCCTTCAACTAGTAAGATCAAAGCCTTTAAACTACTATCGATTGCAGGTGCTTACTGGCGTGGAGATAGCGAAAATCAAATGCTACAACGCATTTATGGTACAGCATTTCCGAAGCAATCCCAGGTAGAAGAGTACCTTCACCTTTTAGAAGAAGCGAAAGAGCGAGATCACCGTAAACTTGGTAAAGAGCTAAAGCTATTTACGATTTCTCAAGAAGTTGGACAAGGGCTTCCAATCTGGTTGCCAAGAGGAGCGACGATTCGCCGTACGATTGAACGATACATTGTTGACCTCGAGGAACGTCTTGGTTACAACCATGTTTATACGCCTCACCTCGCGAACGTAGAGCTTTATAAAACAAGTGGTCATTGGGATCACTATCAAGACGATATGTATCCGCCAATGAAAATGGATGAAACAGAAGAATTGGTTCTTCGTCCGATGAACTGTCCGCACCATATGATGATTTACAAAAATGATCTGAAAAGCTACCGCAGTCTTCCGTACCGTGTGGCTGAGCTAGGAACAATGCACCGCTATGAAATGTCTGGTGCGCTAGCAGGACTTCAGCGCGTACGTTCAATGACCCTAAATGATGCTCACATTTTCTGTCGTCCGGATCAGATTAAGCAAGAATTTATTGAAGTTGTCGAGCTGATTCAGGAAGTTTATAAAGACTTCAATATTAGTGACTACTCATTCCGTCTTTCTTATCGTGACCCAGCAGATAAGAAAAAGTATATCGACAATGACGAAATGTGGGAAAAAGCACAAAAAATGCTAAAAGAAGCCATGGATGACCTTAACGTCGAATATGTAGAAGCAGAAGGCGAAGCGGCATTTTATGGTCCGAAATTGGATGTTCAGGTGAAAACAGCTCTAGGTAAAGAGGAAACTCTTTCGACTGTTCAACTTGACTTCCTACTTCCAGAGCGATTTGATCTTTCTTACATCGGTGAAGATGGTAACCATCATCGTCCAGTCGTCATTCACCGAGGTGTCGTTTCTACAATGGAACGCTTTGTGGCATTCTTGATTGAAGAATATAAAGGGGCGTTTCCAACATGGCTTGCTCCAATTCAGGCAGAAATTATTCCTGTTTCGGAAGTACACCTGGAATATGCGAAGAGTGTTCAGAAAAAACTTCAACGCGCTGGAATTCGAGTTGAAGTAGACGAGCGCAACGAAAAGATTGGGTACAAAATTCGTGAAGCACAAATGCAGAAAATCCCTTATATGCTCGTAGTAGGGGATAAAGAGGTTGAAGGTGAAGCGGTTAATGTTCGTCGCTACAGCCAGCAGAATTCAGAGACTGTTTCTCTAAACGAATTTACTGCTAGAATTGAAGAAGAAATTAAAGACAAGAAGTAA
- a CDS encoding putative sporulation protein YtxC has product MVSITFDQKEDFQFVYEHLIKDRNVQQKVSVNEAELTLSVQVEPYNAKLCYHISKCIVRCVSTIYEKQWMKQILTTKYYYQDRDEIDEITAIAKSIGEGDKEELPRSDRYTNRVDLLHRSTFSCIEQGGSILFDSYLRFRTGPYRALLTELIGEAIDEYKLEQEYQNFIEALRLLLKSREALQEKVVLVFDGSYRLYDLSGHKLNGIHEPLDNIPNGLSLEEMDSEILLPLLIFAPKEIYLYTEDTEEGLAQTIRNVFEERLCFFPLSRVKNFFSGNH; this is encoded by the coding sequence TTGGTTTCAATAACATTTGATCAAAAAGAAGATTTTCAATTTGTTTATGAACATTTGATAAAGGATAGGAACGTTCAACAAAAAGTCTCCGTTAATGAAGCGGAATTAACGCTCTCTGTACAAGTGGAACCATATAATGCAAAGTTGTGTTATCACATCTCCAAATGCATCGTCCGCTGTGTTAGCACTATCTATGAGAAGCAATGGATGAAACAAATATTAACAACAAAATACTACTATCAAGATAGAGATGAAATTGACGAAATTACAGCAATTGCAAAAAGTATTGGAGAGGGAGACAAAGAAGAACTCCCTCGCTCTGATCGCTACACAAACCGGGTTGATTTATTGCATCGATCAACGTTTTCTTGTATTGAACAGGGTGGATCGATCTTGTTTGACTCTTATTTGCGGTTTCGAACCGGTCCTTATCGAGCTCTGTTAACTGAGCTAATTGGCGAAGCGATTGACGAGTATAAACTTGAGCAAGAATATCAGAACTTTATTGAAGCATTAAGGCTTCTTCTTAAATCAAGAGAGGCTCTCCAAGAAAAAGTTGTGCTTGTTTTTGATGGTAGCTACCGATTATATGATCTAAGTGGTCATAAGCTTAATGGGATTCATGAACCACTTGATAACATTCCGAATGGACTTTCTTTGGAAGAAATGGATTCTGAAATACTTTTGCCGCTTCTGATTTTTGCTCCTAAAGAAATTTATTTATATACAGAAGACACGGAAGAAGGGTTAGCTCAAACCATTCGTAATGTTTTTGAAGAACGACTATGTTTTTTTCCGTTGTCACGGGTTAAAAACTTTTTTTCTGGCAATCATTAA
- the dnaI gene encoding primosomal protein DnaI has translation MESIQESFNKMPGNKKFQQQYQEMKKAIMADEDIQAFIEEQDEVDEKMIDRSLARLYEFTTQSKRCEGCSGLSNCINMMQGYEPELFLNRSVIDIRYNRCPTRIEEDKNKKRNEMIQSYYIPKEILEATFADLDDEDPVRIEAIGTAIQYVEDFVPGETKKGLYIHGGFGVGKTFILGAIANQLAKEKGVRSQFIYTPDFFRQMKSAIQDQSIDEKLNYLKETPLLILDDIGAENISSWVRDDILGALLQYRMTEGLPTLYSSNLDYSLLEEHLAYSHKSGIEETKAKRIMERIKHFTTPVFLQGKNRRV, from the coding sequence ATGGAGTCCATCCAAGAATCGTTTAATAAAATGCCGGGTAACAAGAAGTTCCAACAGCAATATCAAGAAATGAAAAAAGCGATCATGGCAGATGAAGATATTCAAGCATTTATTGAGGAACAAGATGAAGTCGATGAAAAAATGATTGATCGAAGTCTTGCAAGATTGTATGAATTTACGACTCAGTCTAAACGGTGTGAGGGGTGCTCGGGGCTCTCCAACTGTATTAATATGATGCAAGGGTACGAGCCGGAGTTATTTCTTAACCGTTCAGTCATCGATATTCGTTATAACCGCTGTCCAACAAGGATTGAAGAAGATAAGAATAAGAAGCGTAATGAAATGATTCAGAGCTACTATATTCCAAAAGAAATTCTTGAAGCGACATTTGCAGATTTGGATGATGAAGATCCTGTGCGAATTGAAGCGATTGGCACAGCTATTCAATACGTCGAGGACTTTGTTCCGGGTGAAACGAAGAAAGGGCTCTATATTCATGGTGGTTTTGGTGTTGGCAAAACATTTATTCTAGGGGCAATTGCAAATCAGTTAGCGAAGGAAAAAGGCGTTCGTTCGCAGTTTATTTATACGCCTGATTTCTTTCGACAAATGAAGAGTGCCATACAAGATCAATCGATTGATGAAAAGCTAAATTACTTAAAAGAGACTCCTTTATTAATCCTTGATGATATTGGGGCTGAAAATATTTCGAGTTGGGTACGGGATGACATACTTGGTGCTCTGCTCCAATATCGCATGACAGAAGGATTACCAACCCTTTATTCTTCTAATTTGGATTATTCCTTGTTAGAGGAGCATCTCGCTTATTCTCATAAAAGTGGAATTGAAGAAACAAAAGCGAAGCGAATCATGGAAAGAATAAAGCATTTTACCACCCCAGTCTTTTTACAGGGGAAAAATAGACGAGTCTAA